The nucleotide sequence TTATCAAAAAAAGATTACTTTAAGGAAGAGTTAAAAAACAAACTATTAAGGAAAGGCTTTGAAGAAAGGCAAGTAGAAGAAGTTATAAAACATTTAGAAAGTCAAGGGCTTTTAAACGACGAAAAACTAAAAGAAAGATACAAAGAAGTTTACATAAACAAAGGTAAGAGCTATTTAAAACTAAGAAACAGCCTTTATAGAAAAGGCATTACAGAAATTGATCTTTCTGAAGATGAAGAACTT is from Sulfurihydrogenibium subterraneum DSM 15120 and encodes:
- a CDS encoding regulatory protein RecX — protein: MKQISEPMDSNVKSYAYKLLSKKDYFKEELKNKLLRKGFEERQVEEVIKHLESQGLLNDEKLKERYKEVYINKGKSYLKLRNSLYRKGITEIDLSEDEELKSALNLLKKSFKKEKTFENMVKFLKNRGFRYSVIKKAIEIMLKEEE